CATCGGCCGCCTGCTGGTGGTCAGCGAGGCTCGGACCATGGAGCTCTATGACCAAACAGGCGAATACTGTGGCACGGTGCGGGGGGAGAGGGACCACGGCGTCCAACAAGACAGGTACACACGCAcaagtttgaaatgttttcagttgacacagatacattttaagtatttataattattaattattgatggACTTTGATAAATAAATGCCTCGAAAGAAGGAACAcgtttgccttttgttttccacCTACAGTGAAGACCGGGGGCCTTTCTACAGGAAACAGCTGATCTTGGAACTCCCGTCCGCTGCCTGCGAAGTGAAGGTGAGTCCTCACATAAAGAGCACGAGCCGTATTATTGGTGCCACGTTTTAATGGCTATATGAGTTTAATTAAATCATCTGTTCCTGTCCCCCTGGCCGGTCTCCTAGCTGCTCTCCCTGGCCGGCAGAAGCAGTTTGTTGGTTTGTCGCATTGTCGTGGGTCTCCAgccgccgctgcagcagcagcccggcCCAGTCCGTGGCCCCGGCATCGACATGGAGCAAGTGCAGTGTCTGGTTGAAGAGATGGGGACGAGCCTCTCGCCAGGAGCCCAGAACCTCATGGAAATGGTTCACTACCAGCAAAAGgtcatttttatttacctttattAGAACTCGAAAAGTTGACTGAGGGGGAATTCCAACATTAACATAAATTGACTACGCTAAGGGATTACATTATGtccataatgtttttttacactacTTGGATTAGTATCATCTTGGTTTCAGATCCCCAAATGAAGAATGCTAATCTCACGTTTGAGATGTGGGTGCGTGCTGAAAGTTTGTCCTCTGAATTAGATTTTCTCACCGTGGAGTAATGGATATGATACTTTCCTGCGATGAACCGAAAATAAAgttggtggggtttttttccatttccagaaCCAGACAGGCTCTCTGGGCGGTTTCCTGCCGCTCCTGATGGGCAGCGGCGCTTTCTCCATCCTGGCTCGAGGAGCGAACGCCTCCCCAGGTGCCGTCAGCAGCCAAACCCAGTCTGCAGAATCCACggtatcagtattattattattattattgttatattattttgtttgatcTCATCCCACAGCAGAGTGTGATACCGTTAAAACACGCAGAAGGGGGTTGCATTTTCAGTTGTCAAAGATGTAGGGAAGGTCAACCTCTAGTACGCATCTTGTTGCTATAGGGCTATGATTAATAAGCTAATTAGCTAATGATTAATTATAGCACAACACCAACAAATTACCCCATAATTCAACCTAGTAGGGTAGATGCTGAACCGTAGCTCGGATGTCCAGAGagtcttgtttctgtctctaGCCCCCTGCGAGCGTCATCAGCGCTGCAGACGAAGCTCCGCTGACTGAGAACAGAGCGACGTCCGCCTCCTCTCCAGACTCGCTGCTGTCTGGTGTCAACACGAACAACGCAGGTAAGGATTGAGGTTCCTCAAAGCAAGACTGTGCAATGACATTGACAAAGGGCGTTCGTGCTGAAACGTTTGCCTCCAGTTTGGAGGTGGATTGTCTCTGCCTTTGTCCAaatgcaagaaagaaaaatagattcTCACTCAGACCCAATAGAAAAACAAGGGAAATGGAATGAAAGTACAGTATAAACAGTACAGACttgaaaaatatatctgtattaTTGAATagaacaaaatcattttttttaaatgatgaatttCAAACAAATCCTAGCAGCTGACCAGTTCACTGTGTGGACGTCTCCACCTGTCTTTAGGTCAGGTGAGCCACGCCCATCTGGCACAGATGATGTCACACTTCCTGAAAGGTCAACATGGACAGGCGTTGACCTCCGGCCCGGAGCTCCTCCCCATGCTCCAGAGCGTCTGCGGTCAGGTGACCCAGCTGAGGCTGGACGATGCAGcggtggtggagagagagaagaagctgAGCAATGGCTCATGGTAAGTGGAGTTAAAACGAGTCCATAGAATCATCCTGATCGCGGCTCCGTGTTGATGATCTGCGATCTGGTGAATTAGCGCCACCTTGTCAGAAAGATGTTCCTGCTTGAATCCTGTAGACAATCGGGAGGAAAACAGGGAtgggattttttaaatgaataaagtatctTAAATTTATCAATAATTAGTTTTGTGGATTCGTGAAGtcacatcttctctctctggtaATCATTTGGCAGCAGGCAGAGCCAAACATGTGGTTTTGTTCCCTGCACAGGCTTTTTAATTCTCGATTAAACTGTAAAGTGCTGTAGAAACAGGAAGCTTTTTAGATCTTTGTGTTCCAGTCATCATCGCCACAACACTGTCACGTTGTCAACGCGTGGATGAAACAGGCTCATTTATCGGTTTATGGGACAATAGATTTGGTTGTTAGCTGAAAGTCGGGCCGACGCCCAAACTTCTTCCACACTGCTGCAAATATTCACAGATCTCAAAGCTGCTTGGCAACAACTGCCACTCATCGTGGTGTCGGGTGGAGTGAAATCCCACCGCGTTCAGATCAGTGGCTGaagtcttgttgtttttcaaaaactcaACTGATGATCTGGGCCGGGCCAGTCGTCGTTATCAGCGCAGCGCCGACACACGAGACAATACAGTTCATTCATCGGCACCGCTGAATGTGTGAATCGTGCAAATGTCGGCACCCAAGAATAAATTATGCAGCTAAATTGGGTCCATATGTTTTGTTAATTCAAAGAAAAGGTTTGAAACTCAGCTGACAGCACGCACCCACGCCACATAAGTGCCAAAAGtctgaaactgaaaacaatcgacatgaaagtgaaaagacaagaaaaagggaaatgtgaaaaatgagttcaacactgaaaaaaataagatctgaatctgaaaacataaaaactgcaattgaaaaaaaagagctcaaaAATCAAAGCAAGAATTCCAGAGTTTAATCAATaattatatttgatttgaaaaaaacgtTTCCttacacttatttttattttgagcacagttttatttttcaaaggtCAAGACCAAAACCTGAACTTAACGTCTCAACCATTTTCTTTGAAATTAACAAAACTAATGGCGCCCATTTAGCTCCTTCATAAATGACCTTTATATTTTAGCCGAGGTCTCGGTATGAGCTCGGCTGATATTAGTTTCAATGCTCCCAAAAACTTTAATTTCGTCTGGAGCTGGAGCCGCAGACGGAGGTTTGATAAACAAGACTCTTTGTCAGAGCAGAACAACTGAACATGTGGgttgagagagaggagagagagacgacgaCGAGTCTGACTCCACGTCGCAGAGAGGACAGCAGCTCAGCCTCAGCGGTACGTGTCTCTTCCACAACACACCCGTCACGTTATCAAAAATAATCAGAGTTTAATACGAGAACTAAAGGAAAATTcaaagggaatttttttttcaatgaaactTGTGTAACGTGAGTGGCTACTTGTTTCGAAGCGAACAGAAGGCCTGAcgcgataattacgttatcgacttatcgtacaatacatgaatatgaactcgtgcgtgtgtgtttacataagAATGAAcgtgtcaacaacagtccagcaaagtctcgccGCTTCTGTCCTCTCGCGTGTTCTCATCATATGAttcataaatcactggtttggtctataaaatgtcagaaaatatggatttcttagtatttttctaaaaggcacccTGTGTTCaacttgcttgttttgtctgaggcctaaacttGAGTGTAAgctttggataacatttcccTGAGCAGCGGCACTACTCATGTAGGACTCGCACATGCAACAAGGGAGCTCACACGATTCAGTATCTaaaaaattgtcttaaaatGGCGACGATATTGTTTAGTGCAATTATTTGTGGGACAATgtattgtgcaaaaaaaaagtagttatcgcGACAAGGCCTAGATAACAGCCCAAGTTAGCAGTCTTCATAAACTTCATAAACGCCTTTTTCTACCATCTTGAGAACGTCGAGGTTGCCGCTTTAACAAaaatgcgagtgcagtttgtaaaagtCACTCGACAGTTGAAGAGATGCGCTGGTGGGTTGTCGCTGCAACGCCACGGTTTCTGGCCTCGTGGTTAAGTGCGTCAATGTCCCGTACCGACgaacagtaaaatcacaacaacaaagagagaaactagctttctccaaaatctctcactgcccctttaaccaaATGTTATCCCATTGTCCACAGGGAGTTGGACTCGGCCATGGAGCGCCgcctggaggagatggagaagaggctGAAGGAGCACGTGGACCGTCGCCTGGACGCCCTGGAGCAGAAGCTGGAGCAGGCCCTGCTGAGCGCCCTCCACCAAGGGGAGACGAGCGGCTCAGCTGGGGGGGTTCGTGGAGCAGAGGGGCCCCGAGCCCCCTGCAGCCACGCACTGACTTCAGATGACTTAACGTAGCatgtgaccttttgaccttaCTGACCCGGGGTCCTCTTCAGtgtcagagaggagggagggaaacagaTCACTGCAATAATCTGCTAAAACTTCAAATCATGTTCAACCAGAAGTGTCAGTGAGTTCAACAACTGTTCAAGGTTCTGCATCTTTAATGTTTCTtcttaatattttatttcagttaaaACAGTTTGACAGCTGACGTGAATGTCCCGTACGTTAACGTTTGGAATTCCAGACGTCTCATGTTCAGAATCAccgaaaacagaaaacacagtaaAAATGAAGGAGTGGGACAATTCAGTTTCAAcccagctgcagaggaaacgtGAGGAAAAGCTTAAATTATCACATCGATAAATTATCTTTTCCAGGTTGTTATTTAAAATATCAATGGTTTAcatgcaacacagacacatagtGACAATATGTTCAATGTAAAACACGTTTCGTGATCCTGATGAGGACTGCAACTaacagttattttcataatcgattaaactgttgattattttctcgattagttatttggttcataaaatggtgaaaaatgtcgatcgtgttttccccaaactccaacatgatgtttttattaattaattattaatcgattaactgttgcagctctagtcagTTGTATTCTGAATAACAGTTATTCACAGTGTGAACTGTAACTGCACTGATGATCTCATGTAAAGTGTTTCAGTTAATCAGCCATAATtattcagttcagtttcatTTGACACTCATGAATGTAAAATCTGACTGAATAAACATAATCCTATTACAAGATTATGtaactgattaaaaaatgtgtatttaataCGACACTGTAATGTTTTGAGTGATGTCTGTAACATAAAGCTTGTctgtaaaaaaatgactgttgaCCATTGATATGGTTTTTAATAACTGTACTAATGTAAAtagcaaataaaatatatttatacgGATGGATGAACTCTTTTTTGGTAATTGTATTTATTCTACATAATGTTGCTAATCAGAAGTTACGTGACTTTTGAAacggaaagaggaagaaagatcATTCTACGATAAGCAGGGTAAGAATTAATTTTCTTACTTTCTTACATAAGaaatctatatatacatatacaaattatatgcaaaataaaacctTGTGAAGAAATTACTTTGGCTAACAATGatagctgtctttttttttgtctctttgtatgaatgtgtttatttgcttattttatttattcacttgttTAATAATTCTGTATTTAAGAGTCCGTTTGAACCGGTGTCTCTCTTGGACCTGTCTCTGTTTTATGTTTACATGCTGAATCATAtgtttatgatttttatgtgtAAGAAAATGTGTCTAAAACTCAAAAATCAATGTAACAAGCAGAATCTTTTGGCTCCATCTTCTGACAAGACATGAGTCTGAAAAAATAGTCAATGATTTTTGGATATTCAATGTGGCAGTTAAGAGGAAAATGTTGCTCAAGAGTTTCCCGAAAGCTCAAAATCAACTTAGCTGATGTTTCCTTCCAGTAACGCTGAGTCAGAACTGAACCACGAGGTCACTGAAAGTCTTCTCATGTGGAGAACCGCAGCAGAAGAGTCCGGTCCAGGCGACGTCTGCAGCGAATTGTGCTGCGactcaaaggcaaaaaaagttGTTCCCAACACATGAAGAGAAACAGTGGAGATGGTTGTTGATGCCAAAGTATTTTCAACGTGAACCAGCAGGCAGCTGCGGGCTGAGTCATCAGAAATGAAAATGGGTCAAGATGGGCACTCACAAGGAAGGAcaccaaatgaataaaatgatgtGCGGATGTTTTTGTTAGGAGAGTGGAGGATATGCACCGAGTCAGCAGCAGAGAGTTGTGGAGGAAAATCTTCTCCGTCGATCAGGACGAAGAAGCGGGTCGTGGTTCCAGTCCCATCCCGGCCCTCGGATCCAAATGGAAGGAGAACTTCTCCGGCTGGGACGATGTTGCTCCAGGAGGTACAGTATTCAGGTTATAAAAATGTTGGAATGCATCAAAAGAGATGATAAACATCTGCAGAAACAAATCTCTGTTTCCCAACGAGCATTTTTGATCTCTTGAAGGATTAAAGACTATGATCATCAAGTGTTCAATTTGGTAGCTTGTGGAGACAATTATCAATTAGAGAAAAACTCGTAAAGAAGTAATTCATTGTTGACAAAAACAATCTACTAGAAGGACCTCTCAGGAGTtgtacatcttttcttttcatccttgcccaattttctttttatgagaACTTAAGTCTTCTCTTCCACGTTagtgttttcattgttgatGTACAAATtactgaaaaatgaatttagTAATTGGAGGGACTGACTGTATTCGAAGTACCAACAAGGCAAACatggaaaatgattttgttgATTTAATAAATTTTTGATTTGTCAATCTTGTTTTGACCAGttcaaaaaaaactgacagattaATTTCAACTTTAATGTTTGGACACTGAACCTAGATTTTACAAAAAGTAGTCGTACAATTTGAGAATCTCAGAGATAAAACCAGCGACTAATCAGTAACTGGCAGGCCGTTAATTATCTGTTGCTGCTGTCGTTGAATACTAATACATaagtcacattttttaaatatctgtgagatattaaaatgtcattagaGGAAAGTAGATGTGCATCATCAGGGTTGGAAGCTCTGTGTGTGAAACCTGGCTCACATTGGTCGACCTGCGGCACGAACCGGCACAGAGCTCTCATCACTTACCTCACTGTGTTTAATGTATAGTgttatgtaacacacacacacacgcacacacacacacacacacacgacagccAGCAGACTGCGTCATGCCGTGTTGAACTCGATTTTCAGTCGTGGAGCAGAGAACAAGATGTTTGAGAGATGATGGAGTTCTCTCTCGACTTGTTTTCCTCGTCTCCTTGTGAACGGAGCTTGTTGctgctggcggcggcggcggcagcggcgccGGGGTTCAGTTTCCTCTCCGAAATGTTCAGTGGagacattgtatttttttttgtctgaggtGAAATATTCTCATTTGATGCGCCACTCCCGGGTTTCATTTATAGATTTAAAGTTACAGCAGCAACTCCTCTCCAGTTGCTAAATCTGTTTCTACAGCGAGTTGCTAACTTTGTGACAAAATTGCATTATGTTGTGGACACAAGGAAATAACTGTAATTCACCTTGTGGAAGCTATTGGTTGAAACTGTACCAAAGAAGTgataatggagaaaaaagaaggtaaaaCTCCTGAAAGAGGGTTGAGAAAACCTCAACATGTCTCCAGAAGCTCAGGGGATCTAAGGCGGCGCCCTGAGGAACACCCTTCCTGGGACTTATGGACTTCATTTAGCaacagtttgacttttttcacaGAAATCAGAAAACATTCAAAGCTAGCACAGAACTCTGTTGTGCTTCACGTTCGTTCCATCTGACGGACTGAAGAACGGCAGTTATTCCATCAACAGTTAACAAAGAAAacgctttaaaaaatgtattccctttttaaaaactttttttttatcaaacatttaacagaagcaaaaatactataaaaatatttcatcaagaACATACACGACCAAACGACAGTAACCTGCGATAACAATAGACGTAGTAAGTGGAGTACAGAAGGGTCTGTGATGGTGggaagtaaaaaacaaaactaatataTCCGGGGTCATGACGTCGGACttctgaaggtgtgtgtgagttgacGAGACGTAGTAGTACTAATAGTTCTGTGGccccggacacacacacacacacacacacacacacacgacatgtGCCCCCTAATGGttgcttgttttttcaaagtgttCCTGATTggtttgaaaaacacagagagccaGCTCCAGGTCGGCCGACTGGTCGGGGGCTCGTCGGCCCTGTGAGGTCAAGGCTCGATCTCCTCGGGGACGATGGTGAGGATGACGTCCTCGTTGCCCCGCCTCACCACCGTCCGCAGCGTCTCGTCCCGCCTGATGGCGGCGCTGACGTCGCTGGCCGAGGCGACCCGCTCGCCgttgatgctgatgatgacgTCGCTCTCCTCCAGGCCGGCACTTGAACGCcacagagaaggagagtgaaGGTTAGTCAATATCACGCATGTTGTTTCTATAATCTTCCTCTGCTTTGGTTCAGTTTAATTTTGTTATCCCTCATGTTTGTTGCACCCCGAGTTTGGTCTTCTTGTTTCCTCCCCTTGTGATGTGTGCACATGCGGtggattcagatcgtccttcctatctacttgtccttgacctcagtggaaaacgtcatgaggtcaaggaaaggtgtcgaGGAGGATTGACAGGACTTAggaaagccgacagcgctgctcagagaatccgactccactttcactaaactacgtggtcatgtgacggtggatgttgttgatgcgtctgtcgtggtgaaaatacacatttctgaagatgaactacaaaaacctcagcggctccatcagcatgtttcagtgttttaccaccctgtgacatcacatgttatgattaatatgtaacagtaactgacatgacgacgtctcttctggatcatattcatactcttctactaATTCTATTTTGGATTcaatcgtttacgttcgtgcatggcgcgtcacgttaaatatcgctgccacaatgaattgtgggccgtctgtttctcttttactctctcataggaagctccagtgtgtcctctgctaaaggaaacattgaatctcctttcctaaacatttagagaatctgaacagtcCTTCGGTTCGTCTGTTCTGTTGCTGATCTGGTTCACCTTGTTGTTTCCGTGTGGATTACTCATTTAGaattttgtccttttcctttATTAActgtaagtttgttttgtttcccagtttatttaaatttttgttcCAGCATCTGCGAGTCGGGTtctgcttcacacacaaacctcaCACCAGTGTCCAGTCGCCTCATGAGCTGACCCCCCTAAAGCTGCCGctatttttgtccttttgaatTCAAAAGGATTCACTTTCTGGGCTGAGGGGAAACGATGCCAAAGAGGAGTCAGGGTCAGTTCAGCTGACAGACGCAGTTTGCCAGAGGAGGTTGGACATTCTCACAGGGTGGAAAACATTCACGGttccaaaatgcaaaaaaacagcagcttttaATACCCAAGGGTGAACTTTTCCATATCCTGCAATCTTCACATCTCTTAAATGTCCTCTCAGCAGGTTCACACCCTCACCCTGACTCCTGCCTGTGTCCCACACAAACCCAcaagacaacaagaaaacagaCGCCGCTGCTGTTTCCTCAGGTGGAAACTCTCCACAAGCTTTTCATGCGGATCCCACAAAACTttccagggggaaaaaaaaaaatcttctgcaGGATTGAGtctacacaaacaaaataacacttCTCTCCACATACAGCACGACCAGCTTCTTCACTGAATGAGAAAATGTGCATAAAGACCAAAACTCAGGATCAaggaatatttttcaaaaaacgCTTGTGAAAATACAGCTTTGTCAAATGTTGACGTCGGCAGTGAACGCTATACGTTGTGGTGAATGAGAGCTGACGAGAGAGACACTCACGCCTCGGCCGGAGTCCTGCTGATCACTTCGATGACGTACGCCCCGGAGGTGACGTCGGGGAAGTCGGACTGCCTCTCCTTCAGCTCGCTCGCCAGCCTGAGGGGGAATCAGAGACCGCTCAACACACACCGCTCGGATTTTAATTTAACCCGGACGCCTTGATGCGTCGTGTGAAAGAAGGTCACACTCCTGAAAGAGGGTTGAGAAACCTCAACATGTCTTCAGAAGCTCAGGGGATCTAAGACGGCTCCCTGAGGAACGCCCTTCCTGGGACTTATGGACCTCATTTAGACTTTGAAAAGCTGAACTTCACCAGATCTGAGTAAAAAAACTAACATCTTAATGCTTTGAATCCTTCAGTCTTAATCAGGTTTGACTCTGGATAAGACGCTCCAGATACACACAACAAGTTGACACTAGACGAGACATTACCTAAACcttatcattgtttttttttttactcgcaTAGTATAAGAACGATAATTAGAAAGACGACAAAAGAAATTCAAAGGAGTTAAACGTTCTCAATgcaagaaaattaaattatcaATCAATAATACTCATAAGCGTATTCGTCCGAAgattctgtaaaaaataatcagtgTTATGTTATGTCAGAAAACATGGAAATCAGGaagtcattttctccttttatttcttctattttagctTTTCCGTTTTTGCAGTGCATCATTAGAATTGGGCGACACGGCGGAGCAGCGGTTGGCACCCTCACCTCACAGAAAGAAGGTTTTCGAACCTGCAGCTCGGCCACAGACGTCCATGACCATCAAGACAGGCGGTATGGCAAATTAACAAAATTCATAAAGTGAAGTTGTTCTGGGGCCTTTTCCTGCTGACGAGGGCGGGTGGACTTTAACATTCCTATTCAAACTGCTCATCTGGCAGCAGCAATCTGAAGCTGAGGTGAGGTCACTCTTTCCCGATATGATCGTTCACCGCCCTGGTTAATTATGAAAGACCACTGGAGAAATCTGGGGAGATTAATCAGACTAATCAGACTAATCAGGGCGCCTCATCTCGCCGCTCAGGGTCCTTTGATGATCACGTTAATGAAACAGTCAAGCTGTTTTGATATCTCTGCATGTATGAAAATTGAGGCTGAGtgaaaacagtttgtgttttattacagtAAAGTAGCTGATACTAATATTTGAGCCAGAATAGAAAATTGTTATTTGATGAAAGTACCAAATTATCACGTATATATTCAGCTTGACATtctttcatatcattttttattattatttattaattcatatttttatttactttattattatttattaattcatatttttatttactttatgcTCTACAATATTTTCACCAAATTTTTCATGGGGTAGTCTGTTggttttttgtaaaata
This Scophthalmus maximus strain ysfricsl-2021 chromosome 16, ASM2237912v1, whole genome shotgun sequence DNA region includes the following protein-coding sequences:
- the c16h10orf88 gene encoding ATPase PAAT isoform X1 gives rise to the protein MHEQKSQSKVHSPCGLISSSSSIMVDIAVKSGAAWVCQAQGRQLADVLLPVHIADKEEELSQSQGDKTNRCSPVLLEQTEDGSPCVLTIHCSPGSPAAIGRLLVVSEARTMELYDQTGEYCGTVRGERDHGVQQDSEDRGPFYRKQLILELPSAACEVKLLSLAGRSSLLVCRIVVGLQPPLQQQPGPVRGPGIDMEQVQCLVEEMGTSLSPGAQNLMEMVHYQQKNQTGSLGGFLPLLMGSGAFSILARGANASPGAVSSQTQSAESTPPASVISAADEAPLTENRATSASSPDSLLSGVNTNNAGQVSHAHLAQMMSHFLKGQHGQALTSGPELLPMLQSVCGQVTQLRLDDAAVVEREKKLSNGSWELDSAMERRLEEMEKRLKEHVDRRLDALEQKLEQALLSALHQGETSGSAGGVRGAEGPRAPCSHALTSDDLT
- the c16h10orf88 gene encoding ATPase PAAT isoform X3, whose protein sequence is MVDIAVKSGAAWVCQAQGRQLADVLLPVHIADKEEELSQSQGDKTNRCSPVLLEQTEDGSPCVLTIHCSPGSPAAIGRLLVVSEARTMELYDQTGEYCGTVRGERDHGVQQDSEDRGPFYRKQLILELPSAACEVKLLSLAGRSSLLVCRIVVGLQPPLQQQPGPVRGPGIDMEQVQCLVEEMGTSLSPGAQNLMEMVHYQQKNQTGSLGGFLPLLMGSGAFSILARGANASPGAVSSQTQSAESTPPASVISAADEAPLTENRATSASSPDSLLSGVNTNNAGQVSHAHLAQMMSHFLKGQHGQALTSGPELLPMLQSVCGQVTQLRLDDAAVVEREKKLSNGSWELDSAMERRLEEMEKRLKEHVDRRLDALEQKLEQALLSALHQGETSGSAGGVRGAEGPRAPCSHALTSDDLT
- the c16h10orf88 gene encoding ATPase PAAT isoform X2 encodes the protein MHEQKSQSKVHSPCGLISSSSSIMVDIAVKSGAAWVCQAQGRQLADVLLPVHIADKEEELSQSQGDKTNRCSPVLLEQTEDGSPCVLTIHCSPGSPAAIGRLLVVSEARTMELYDQTGEYCGTVRGERDHGVQQDSEDRGPFYRKQLILELPSAACEVKLLSLAGRSSLLVCRIVVGLQPPLQQQPGPVRGPGIDMEQVQCLVEEMGTSLSPGAQNLMEMVHYQQKNQTGSLGGFLPLLMGSGAFSILARGANASPGAVSSQTQSAESTPPASVISAADEAPLTENRATSASSPDSLLSGVNTNNAGQVSHAHLAQMMSHFLKGQHGQALTSGPELLPMLQSVCGQVTQLRLDDAAVVEREKKLSNGSWRVEDMHRVSSRELWRKIFSVDQDEEAGRGSSPIPALGSKWKENFSGWDDVAPGGTVFRL